The following proteins are encoded in a genomic region of Candidatus Stygibacter australis:
- a CDS encoding ABC-F family ATP-binding cassette domain-containing protein produces the protein MSLISISEVSHNFADRDIFKDISFSLEHNSRIGLVGPNGSGKTTLFNILGRKIVPHKGVVQQAKKLKIAYLSQEVELDENLTLYECVSSANEKINRTGLELEAARKAVATDSSETNLKKLEVLEEQYFQMGGYHYASEMKIILAGFNLELDMWDRKIADFSGGEKTRIQFARILLAEKDIMLLDEPTNHLDFTMIYWLENYLVKQDKPYLIISHDRHFLDKTVSKIAELRNMRIYLTHGNYSTWEADRANRELTQHREYQRQQKFIKETEDFIARNMAGQKVNQAKSRQKMLNRMEVISKPDHQKRINLSFKSSTRSGNDVFIFENAVLGYPGNALTDPLNLYVHYRNRIALVGENGSGKTTLLRCITGELEPLSGIAKIGASLNIGYYDQMRTELDEGLNVFDTLQALMPGAERGEVLSWLARFSFNGDEVLKSVQVLSGGEKARLYLAKLIWQQPNFLILDEPTNHLDINTIEELEKALQHYQGTVIFVSHDSYFIQRVANKIWLFKDKIIKEMNQEIEEVFTHEMFLSSRKKDTIDNRPAREKKINPQILERILAELEELQLKLAELDTKIEVLEETYGTKEVYNDKQRFLELKTEHDKLILDRKNLLVKIEEKEIEYLEKCE, from the coding sequence ATGAGTTTAATAAGTATCAGCGAGGTGAGTCATAATTTTGCAGATAGAGATATCTTCAAGGATATATCATTTTCACTGGAGCATAACAGCCGGATAGGACTAGTAGGTCCTAATGGCAGTGGTAAAACCACTTTGTTCAATATTCTTGGCAGAAAAATTGTCCCTCACAAAGGAGTAGTACAGCAGGCAAAGAAACTGAAAATCGCTTATCTGAGTCAGGAAGTGGAACTGGATGAAAATCTGACTTTATATGAATGCGTAAGCTCAGCAAATGAGAAAATAAACCGGACAGGCCTGGAACTGGAAGCTGCCCGTAAAGCGGTTGCAACAGACAGCAGTGAAACAAATCTGAAGAAGCTGGAGGTGCTGGAAGAACAATATTTTCAAATGGGTGGTTATCATTACGCCTCTGAGATGAAGATAATTCTGGCAGGATTTAATCTTGAGCTTGATATGTGGGATAGAAAAATCGCAGATTTCAGCGGAGGGGAAAAAACGCGTATTCAGTTCGCCCGTATCCTGCTGGCAGAAAAGGATATCATGCTGCTGGATGAGCCTACAAATCATCTGGATTTCACGATGATCTACTGGCTGGAGAATTATCTTGTCAAGCAGGATAAACCCTATCTGATCATCTCTCATGATCGTCATTTTCTGGATAAAACCGTGAGTAAAATTGCCGAATTGCGTAATATGCGGATATATTTAACGCATGGAAACTATTCCACCTGGGAAGCTGACAGGGCAAATCGCGAACTTACCCAGCATCGTGAATATCAAAGACAGCAGAAATTTATCAAGGAAACGGAAGACTTTATCGCCAGAAATATGGCAGGTCAAAAAGTAAATCAGGCAAAGAGTCGGCAAAAGATGCTTAACCGGATGGAAGTGATCTCCAAACCTGATCACCAGAAACGGATCAATCTATCTTTTAAAAGCTCTACCCGAAGCGGAAATGACGTGTTCATCTTTGAGAATGCAGTACTGGGCTATCCGGGTAATGCACTCACTGACCCTTTAAATCTGTATGTACATTATCGCAATAGAATTGCCCTGGTGGGTGAAAATGGCAGTGGAAAGACAACTCTTCTCCGGTGCATAACTGGAGAGCTGGAGCCACTTTCAGGAATAGCAAAGATAGGTGCCAGCCTGAATATTGGTTATTATGATCAGATGCGCACGGAGCTTGATGAAGGCTTAAATGTGTTTGACACTTTACAGGCTCTGATGCCGGGAGCGGAACGGGGAGAAGTTCTTAGCTGGCTGGCAAGATTTTCCTTTAATGGGGATGAAGTGCTGAAATCTGTTCAGGTATTGAGCGGCGGAGAAAAAGCCAGGCTTTATCTGGCAAAACTGATCTGGCAGCAGCCGAACTTTCTGATCCTGGATGAGCCAACCAATCATCTGGATATCAATACAATAGAGGAGCTGGAAAAGGCTTTGCAGCACTATCAGGGAACAGTGATCTTTGTCTCGCATGACAGTTATTTTATCCAGAGAGTGGCAAATAAGATCTGGCTTTTCAAAGATAAAATTATCAAGGAGATGAATCAGGAAATTGAAGAGGTTTTCACGCATGAGATGTTCCTCTCCAGCCGGAAAAAGGATACGATTGATAATAGACCTGCAAGGGAGAAAAAGATCAATCCGCAGATACTTGAACGTATTTTGGCTGAACTGGAAGAATTACAATTAAAATTAGCGGAGCTGGATACTAAAATAGAAGTGCTGGAGGAAACCTATGGCACAAAAGAAGTCTATAATGATAAACAGAGATTTCTGGAACTTAAGACAGAACACGATAAGTTAATACTGGACAGAAAAAATCTGCTGGTGAAAATAGAAGAGAAAGAAATAGAATATCTGGAGAAATGTGAATAA
- a CDS encoding 2-hydroxyacyl-CoA dehydratase: MKIGFTTSFPIEPILAAGHQVIDLNNIFITGKNTQLVQKAEKMGYPRNICSWIKGIYSVASGADFDYVMGIIQGDCSNTHSLLMTLKDQGQKILYFSFPFDHDKLKLAREIELLEEYFGVSRSDTMKVKRELDRIRKKLVELDDLTWQTGKVSGQENHLWLVNASDFGGDHHKFETELDFFMIEAKQRKEQTDKLRLGFLGVPPIFDDLYEYLESEGAGVVYNEIQRQFAMPYLKEDIIDQYWYYTYPYSVNERLKDIQTEIKRRNLDGVISYTQSFCHRQIDNILIRKYLDIPVLTLEGDQPGKLEARSRLRIESFLDMIKYR; this comes from the coding sequence ATGAAAATAGGCTTCACAACCAGCTTTCCCATAGAACCAATCCTCGCTGCAGGACATCAGGTGATAGATCTTAATAATATTTTCATCACAGGCAAAAACACGCAGTTGGTGCAGAAAGCAGAAAAGATGGGTTATCCCCGCAATATCTGCAGTTGGATAAAAGGTATCTACAGTGTTGCCAGTGGAGCAGATTTTGATTATGTGATGGGTATTATCCAGGGAGATTGCTCAAACACACATTCTCTGTTGATGACCCTTAAAGATCAGGGGCAGAAGATATTATACTTTTCTTTTCCCTTTGATCATGATAAATTGAAGCTGGCAAGAGAAATTGAATTACTGGAAGAATATTTTGGCGTAAGCCGCAGCGATACAATGAAAGTCAAACGGGAATTAGACAGAATTAGAAAAAAGCTTGTGGAACTTGATGATCTTACCTGGCAGACCGGAAAAGTGAGTGGACAAGAAAATCATCTCTGGCTGGTGAATGCCAGTGATTTTGGTGGAGATCATCATAAATTTGAAACTGAGTTGGATTTCTTTATGATCGAGGCAAAGCAGAGAAAAGAACAAACTGATAAACTGAGATTAGGATTTCTGGGTGTCCCCCCTATTTTTGATGACCTCTACGAATATCTGGAAAGTGAAGGTGCAGGGGTAGTTTATAACGAAATTCAAAGACAATTTGCCATGCCATATCTAAAAGAGGATATTATCGATCAATACTGGTATTATACTTATCCTTATTCAGTTAATGAACGGCTGAAAGATATCCAGACAGAGATAAAACGCCGGAATCTGGATGGAGTTATCAGTTATACCCAGAGCTTCTGTCACAGGCAGATAGATAATATCCTGATCCGTAAATATCTTGATATTCCTGTTTTAACCCTGGAAGGTGATCAGCCGGGGAAACTGGAAGCCAGAAGTCGATTACGAATAGAGAGTTTTCTGGATATGATTAAATACAGGTAA
- the alr gene encoding alanine racemase, whose amino-acid sequence MNSTNDSRLTTHDFRSWVEIDLSAFQHNFKALAERISPQTKIMQIIKADAYGHGALEIARTALDCGADFLGVANADEGALLRYYGIKADILILSPSLLSEIPFILENYLMPTISDPKFALAYNELASKNYPVHLNIDTGMGRSGAELSQAAGLYKLCKSLPNINIQGIFTHFAAAENDNEYSQYQIRQFQKFLDSLSGLPEFIHSANSSAILNISECPGNLVRFGALTYGFYTDNSQRDIIDLQPVLKFKSRISQIKTARKGDYIGYNLTYKCEHDLKYAIIPVGYADGYDYLLSNRGKVLHKDAILPVIGKVSMDMIAVDISSALNAKAGDEITLLGSDPHLRVEDVSALYKGSPYELLCQTGRRAPRFFYENDKLISTAPLLRREFVSSDYNDDKLNRIIEAAMQQRMQGSQIADFVYQDILKNIFSDQDNNVHFRHDFQHSIDFSISDDPAKQNYWLTRTSLSFRKILSADSFRIACANNEDNLNKYFLEPDVEYRWLLDESLALSPDSFQLSSARINDIELYSSARIVNNCLEITCYHEKLKELIDQEVTFEIKTLTWYPRSFHQLTVYITGITHKLDLEFTYPPDLHMENIIPILAGKNKFPQLVQTPTSTSLSSPHWLFPSSGIIFVYYLTSDTDR is encoded by the coding sequence ATGAATTCAACCAACGACTCACGACTAACGACTCACGATTTCCGCTCCTGGGTAGAAATCGATCTTTCTGCCTTCCAGCATAATTTCAAGGCACTCGCTGAAAGAATTTCACCTCAAACAAAGATCATGCAGATCATAAAAGCTGATGCCTATGGTCATGGCGCTCTGGAAATAGCCAGAACTGCCCTGGATTGCGGAGCAGACTTTCTGGGCGTTGCCAATGCAGATGAAGGTGCTCTGCTCAGATATTATGGTATCAAGGCTGATATCCTCATTTTATCTCCCTCATTGCTGTCAGAAATCCCTTTTATCCTGGAAAATTATCTGATGCCCACGATCTCTGATCCTAAATTTGCCTTAGCCTATAATGAACTGGCTTCTAAAAATTATCCCGTTCATCTCAATATTGATACCGGCATGGGACGTAGTGGTGCTGAGCTTTCTCAAGCTGCCGGCCTGTATAAACTATGTAAATCTCTGCCCAATATAAATATCCAGGGTATATTCACCCACTTTGCAGCAGCAGAAAATGATAATGAATATTCGCAATATCAGATCAGACAATTCCAAAAATTCCTTGATTCACTATCTGGATTACCGGAATTTATCCATTCCGCCAATAGCAGTGCCATCTTGAATATCTCTGAATGCCCCGGTAATCTTGTCCGCTTCGGAGCTCTCACTTATGGATTTTATACTGATAATTCCCAAAGAGATATTATCGATCTGCAGCCCGTACTTAAGTTCAAAAGCAGGATTTCGCAGATTAAAACCGCCCGGAAAGGCGATTATATCGGCTATAACCTCACTTATAAATGCGAGCATGACCTCAAATATGCCATTATCCCTGTAGGTTATGCGGATGGATATGACTATCTGCTTTCCAATCGTGGCAAGGTGCTCCATAAAGATGCTATCCTGCCCGTGATCGGCAAAGTATCTATGGATATGATAGCTGTAGATATCTCTTCAGCTTTAAATGCCAAAGCAGGAGATGAGATTACCCTGCTGGGATCTGACCCACATCTGCGTGTAGAAGACGTATCCGCTTTATATAAGGGAAGTCCCTATGAATTACTCTGTCAAACCGGCAGACGTGCACCTCGCTTTTTCTATGAAAATGATAAGCTCATCTCTACCGCCCCGTTACTTCGACGCGAATTCGTTTCTTCAGATTATAATGATGATAAATTGAACCGCATTATTGAAGCAGCCATGCAACAGCGGATGCAGGGCTCACAGATTGCAGATTTCGTTTATCAGGACATCCTCAAAAACATCTTCAGCGATCAGGATAATAATGTTCATTTCCGTCATGATTTCCAGCATTCCATTGATTTCAGCATCTCTGATGACCCCGCAAAGCAGAATTACTGGCTCACCCGCACCTCACTCTCTTTTCGCAAAATTCTCAGTGCCGATTCCTTCCGCATTGCCTGTGCCAATAATGAAGATAATCTCAATAAATACTTCCTGGAGCCTGATGTGGAATACCGCTGGCTGCTGGATGAAAGCCTTGCCCTCTCGCCAGATTCCTTCCAGCTCTCTTCAGCACGGATCAATGATATTGAGCTGTATTCATCAGCCCGGATCGTTAATAACTGCCTGGAGATCACCTGTTACCATGAGAAACTTAAGGAACTCATCGATCAGGAAGTCACTTTTGAGATTAAAACCCTCACCTGGTATCCACGCAGCTTCCACCAGCTCACAGTTTATATCACGGGCATCACCCACAAACTTGATCTTGAGTTCACCTACCCACCTGACCTGCATATGGAAAATATCATCCCCATCCTGGCAGGTAAAAATAAATTCCCCCAACTTGTGCAGACTCCCACCTCAACATCGCTCTCTTCCCCTCACTGGCTCTTCCCCTCCAGCGGGATCATATTTGTATATTATCTGACGTCAGATACTGATAGATAA